One genomic segment of Gimesia chilikensis includes these proteins:
- a CDS encoding M20/M25/M40 family metallo-hydrolase, whose translation MPLQFTYSLIFCCLTWVTGFSASNAAETSYLVTAKTASSSIQTDELKSHIEFLASDALEGREAGTQGGQAAGTYIRNFLQKHGVQPGMGEEGYFQEFDGGFRNILGVIPGNDPKLKNEYIVIGAHYDHVGYGKPSNSRGGVGQIHNGADDNASGTAALLEIIEAISEHKELPRRSILFAFWDAEEMGLLGSRHWMNYPSVPLEQIPIYFNLDMVGRLKKQPLTLFGSRSSIGLRSCTVKCNHRDTDLKIKFDSAIRPDSDHWPFYQKGIPFLMLHTGKHDDYHRPEDDAFKIDYEGTQKCAQLLTQLVFEFAMQDKKPEYRSADQDILTGIDQETRITTQDPPRLGVAWNADKYEEGHLMITQVLASSAADAAGLKVGDEIIKIDGRSPVEAPGFAALVRSSPEKIKLQIKRKKEDELLEIPVELSGNQLKLGIQWQTDETEPDVMVISNIIKSSPADLAGLKINDRIYEISGRSFDSSDEFRELVKDLPLPLKLQVEREGRLQNFEVQSMR comes from the coding sequence TTGCCATTACAGTTCACTTATTCTCTGATTTTCTGCTGCCTGACCTGGGTTACAGGTTTCTCAGCGTCGAATGCTGCCGAGACCAGTTATCTGGTTACAGCGAAAACCGCGTCCAGTTCAATTCAGACAGATGAGCTGAAATCTCATATCGAGTTCCTGGCCAGTGACGCACTCGAAGGACGCGAAGCGGGTACCCAGGGTGGCCAGGCGGCTGGAACCTATATCCGCAATTTTTTACAGAAGCATGGTGTGCAGCCCGGAATGGGTGAAGAAGGCTACTTTCAGGAGTTCGATGGGGGATTTCGGAATATCCTGGGAGTCATTCCCGGTAATGACCCAAAATTAAAAAACGAATATATTGTCATCGGGGCTCACTACGATCATGTGGGATATGGCAAGCCCTCCAACAGTCGGGGTGGCGTAGGGCAGATTCATAATGGCGCTGATGACAATGCCAGCGGAACTGCAGCCCTGCTGGAAATCATTGAAGCCATCTCAGAGCATAAAGAGCTCCCCCGGCGCTCTATCCTGTTCGCCTTCTGGGATGCAGAAGAAATGGGGCTGTTAGGCTCCCGACACTGGATGAACTACCCAAGTGTACCTCTCGAACAGATCCCGATTTACTTCAATCTGGACATGGTCGGTCGGCTCAAAAAACAACCGCTGACTTTATTCGGATCCCGCTCGTCTATCGGTTTGAGATCCTGCACCGTCAAATGCAATCATCGTGACACGGATCTGAAAATCAAATTTGACAGTGCGATTCGCCCCGACAGCGATCACTGGCCTTTCTATCAGAAGGGGATTCCCTTCCTGATGCTGCATACCGGGAAACACGATGACTATCATCGTCCCGAAGATGACGCCTTCAAAATCGATTACGAAGGCACCCAGAAATGTGCCCAGCTGTTGACCCAGCTGGTATTTGAATTTGCCATGCAGGATAAAAAGCCGGAATACCGATCAGCCGATCAGGATATTCTGACTGGGATCGATCAGGAAACAAGAATCACGACGCAGGATCCGCCCCGGCTGGGTGTCGCGTGGAATGCAGACAAGTACGAAGAAGGGCATCTGATGATTACTCAGGTTCTGGCCAGTTCAGCAGCGGATGCGGCTGGCCTGAAGGTGGGTGATGAGATCATTAAAATTGACGGACGATCGCCTGTAGAAGCACCTGGTTTTGCAGCGCTGGTGCGGAGTTCCCCTGAAAAGATCAAGCTGCAGATCAAGCGAAAAAAAGAAGATGAACTACTGGAAATCCCGGTAGAACTTTCAGGCAATCAGCTCAAACTGGGAATTCAGTGGCAGACTGATGAAACCGAACCGGACGTGATGGTGATCTCGAATATTATCAAATCATCGCCCGCAGATCTGGCCGGACTGAAAATCAATGACCGGATTTATGAGATCAGCGGACGCTCATTTGACAGCAGTGATGAATTTCGCGAACTGGTAAAAGATCTGCCTCTGCCCTTGAAACTTCAGGTCGAACGCGAGGGACGACTGCAGAACTTTGAAGTTCAATCAATGAGATGA
- a CDS encoding DNA-methyltransferase — MKNNPLPRLDEDLVLREQLLPFCRLKPGEIWEDPTGRHRVACADATNSEQISRLIGEDRPVLAIQDPPYNLVAFDLRNIDTFIEWCADWVRMSARFLSSDASFYVWLGADQNQHFQPLPQFMMMMQQTGLFESRSFVTMRNQRGYGTQKNWMAVRQELLYYTRGNPFFEVQYTDIPKILRGYYKNINGKKTENLERGRSENIRPGNVWVDIQQVFYRMEENVSGCYAQKPIKSVERILQASSQQDDFVLDLFAHSGTTLIACEQLGRRCLTADLDPIFCEISIRRLEHFRATGKSGWQNGHPFEDIPDLNPQTVSEG; from the coding sequence ATGAAAAACAATCCTCTGCCGCGCCTGGACGAAGATTTGGTTTTGAGAGAACAACTGTTACCATTCTGCCGATTAAAACCGGGAGAAATCTGGGAGGATCCCACCGGTCGACATCGAGTGGCCTGCGCAGATGCCACCAATTCAGAACAGATCAGCAGGCTGATCGGCGAGGATCGTCCTGTCCTGGCGATTCAGGACCCACCCTATAACCTGGTCGCCTTTGATCTGCGTAATATCGATACGTTTATTGAGTGGTGTGCCGACTGGGTGCGCATGTCGGCCCGCTTTCTGAGTTCGGATGCTTCCTTTTATGTCTGGTTGGGAGCGGACCAGAATCAGCATTTTCAACCATTGCCTCAGTTCATGATGATGATGCAGCAGACCGGGTTGTTCGAATCACGGTCCTTTGTCACCATGAGGAATCAGCGTGGTTATGGCACGCAGAAAAACTGGATGGCCGTACGTCAGGAACTGCTGTACTACACGCGTGGTAATCCGTTTTTTGAAGTGCAATACACGGATATCCCGAAGATCCTGCGCGGGTACTATAAAAACATCAACGGAAAAAAGACGGAGAACCTCGAACGGGGCCGTTCCGAGAACATCAGGCCCGGGAATGTCTGGGTCGATATTCAGCAGGTCTTCTATCGCATGGAAGAAAATGTTTCAGGATGTTATGCCCAGAAGCCGATCAAATCGGTCGAACGAATTCTGCAGGCCAGTTCTCAACAGGATGACTTTGTACTCGATCTGTTTGCTCATTCCGGTACAACGCTCATCGCCTGTGAGCAACTGGGCCGCCGCTGCCTGACCGCTGACCTGGATCCCATTTTCTGTGAGATCAGTATTCGTCGCCTGGAACATTTTCGTGCGACAGGGAAATCCGGTTGGCAGAACGGGCACCCCTTTGAAGACATTCCCGATCTGAATCCGCAGACCGTTTCAGAGGGTTAA
- a CDS encoding SRPBCC family protein, giving the protein MKLELSEKTKLNASPQVIHEWLSDLENWPKINDKIKSVTVEGNRCFGEMEFKGKTLEFAGMVPEDDDPLKVTCNIVIQTESEKRDPEHMTVVYEIRPGGRATQIRERIIFEREIPFWGWLLVKLIMKIGKPTGLTNLQRIKEHITAED; this is encoded by the coding sequence ATGAAACTAGAGCTGTCCGAAAAGACAAAACTGAATGCTTCTCCGCAGGTCATCCATGAATGGCTCAGCGATCTTGAGAACTGGCCCAAGATCAACGATAAGATCAAATCGGTCACAGTGGAGGGGAATCGTTGTTTCGGTGAGATGGAGTTCAAAGGTAAAACACTGGAATTTGCCGGTATGGTTCCAGAAGATGATGACCCGTTAAAAGTCACCTGTAATATCGTCATCCAGACGGAGTCGGAAAAACGAGACCCCGAACACATGACCGTGGTCTATGAAATCAGACCCGGTGGACGTGCCACTCAAATTCGCGAACGCATTATTTTCGAAAGAGAAATCCCGTTCTGGGGCTGGTTACTCGTCAAGCTGATTATGAAAATCGGTAAGCCGACTGGTCTGACAAACCTGCAACGGATCAAAGAGCATATTACTGCGGAAGACTAA